GCTCAGTGAGTAACGATATGCCCATCAAACGCGTGGCGCGTTTATATGGCGTTAATCACTTTATTGTCAGCCAAACCAACCCCATTGCCCTGCCCTTTATTTCTGAATCTAAAGACCAGCAAGGCTGGGGCATTATCAAACACGCGATGCGCAACACAACCCGCGAATGGCTATTAGCAGGCACCAAACTCATCGCCAAGCCTGTTGGCCTCAACCCCAGCCTTAGTAAAGTTGTTAACATGACGAGCTCGGTGCTTGCCCAAACCTATACCGGCGACATCAATATTTTGCCGCCACGTCGCCTCCACAATCCCATGGGTTTACTCTCTGAGCGCTCTACCGAAGAAATCATGCAGATGATTAAAGACGGTGAGCGCGCATGCTGGCCCCACATAGAAACAATTCGCCTACAAACTAGCGTTAGTCACGTCCTTGATCGTATATTAAGAGACATGGAGCTACGCCTGATTAACGACTCAAAACAAACCCGAAGAAAATCGTAACGGAAGCAATGCAATGACTCACCAGCAAAGTACCTTTAGCAGCCGCTCAGGATGCCGAATATATACACAAAACTGGCAACCGGTAGGCACGCCAAAAGGCGTATTAATTCTGGTACATGGACTGGCCGAACACAGCAACCGCTACGTGGGCATTGCCCAATTCTTCACCCAACAAGGCTACGCAGTTTATGCTTTAGATCACGAGGGGCACGGCCACTCTCAAGGCCTTCGCGGCTATATCAATCATTTCGATGATTTTCTAGACACGCTAAATCAATATTGCGATGACGTGGCTAAATTGCACCCAGACCAAAAACTATTTTTAATCGGCCACAGCATGGGCGGCGTCATTGCCACCGCCTACCTTTTGCAACACCAACAAAAAATAGCTGGCTGTATATTATCTGGTGCAGCCTTATCGGCCAGCGAATTACTTAACCCCGTCACAAAAATAGTACTTCGCGTCCTTTCCGCGCTATTCCCCAAACTTCCCATGCTGCAATTAGAAGCCAATGACGTCTGCCATGATCCCGAGGTTGTTGAAGCTTATCGCAATGATCCACGGGTATTCACTGGCAAAATCAGGGCGCGACTGGTGAATGAAATTTTACGCACGGGCGATCACGCCCTAAAAAATGCTGCCGACATCACCATCCCTATGCTCATCCTTCACGGCGGCGATGACAAAATGGCACCACCCAGCGGCTCCGAAAAACTCTATGCTGGAATTTCATCCAAGGATAAAACGCTTACTATTTACCCCGGCCTCTACCATGAAATTTTTCTTGAGCCTCAAAAACTTGAAATTTATGCAGAAATACATGAGTGGTTGGAACAAAAATTGTAATTGCAAATCGGTAATAGAAGGACCGAACACAAATAAGCGCCAATAAAATCAAAAGTGGCTCAGCACTCAAGGAATAGCACCATGCAGGAAACCAGCAATAATCCGTGGCCCAGCGACATAGATGGACCCATTGTTTTTATCGTTGACAGTATTAGCCGAACAGAAAAATACCTTTTAGAAAAAGCGATACGCGATAATCAGCCCAAGGGAGCAAGCTTTCATATTGCCCAACGCCAATTGCGACAAACGTCCAATCGTAAACGGCGTGCAAGTTCACTCTTGCTTGAACTAACCAAGTCCAATGACAATCCCTACTTTGTGCCATTACGCATTTGCTGGCAAACCAGAACCCAGGAAGGTAATCACGGCGTCTCTCTGCGAGATTTAATAACCGGCAATAGAGAATACCCCAGCCCTTTCCAGCAAAAAATCCGTCTGCGCAAAGACCGCAACAGTTACAGCATCAGCATTGGCCTTGGTGCCACACTAAGCCAATTGAAAGAAGCTTGCGCCCAACACGCCCATAAACACGGCAGCAATCAAGACCTTGTCAAATTTATTGATCGCTCTGCATTTTTGGCCCTTGAAAAAACGGAACGCCTTACCAAAGGCGCGCGCTATAAAATTCCACAACTGCTCAGCGACGAGGTCATTCGCAAACCCGCAGTGATCGAAGCCCTGTCCAAAATAAGCGAGTCTAGCGGCCGCTCAATGGACAGCTTAATCAAAGAAGCAAAACTCTGCCTCAATGAAATGTCGGCAAAACCTAATATGCTCGGCACCGATATGGCAGCCGCATTAGGCCGCTTTATGTACACCCGAGGATTCGATAAAAACATCGATTTTGCAGAAGGTGATATTGACCGCATCCGCAAACTTCTTAAGGAAAAGCCGGTCGCCTTCCTATTTACCCACAAGTCACACATGGATGGTTTTTTGTTAATGACCATCTTTCACGACCAAAACTTAACCCCGCTGCACCTTTTTGGTGGCATCAATATGAATATGCCGGGTATTGGGCCAATACTTCGGCGCGCCGGTGGTATTTTTATTCGCCGCAGCTTTCAAAATGATCCGGTTTACAAGGTGATTTTCAAAAACTATATCGACTACCTTGGCGAAAAACGCTTCCCCCTAATGTGGGCACTGGAAGGGACTCGTTCACGCACAGGGAAATTAATGCCGCCTCGCTACGGCTTAATCAACTACGTCGTTAGCGCTCATATGCGCGACGATGCACCCGACTTAATCCTCATGCCGGTTTCCATCACTTATGATCAAGTACCTGAGGTTGCCGACTACGATGCATTACAAGCGGGCGGTAAAAAACGCCCCGAGTCTACCTCATGGTTTATGGAATACATCAGCGGCCTGAAAAACCCCCATGGCAAAATCCATGTGCGCTTTGGTGAAGGCGTCCCCATTAGCGAATATATCGATCACAACAACCGAACCCCGCAAACGCGAAATATTCAAAAAATTGCCTTTGAACTTGCCGTGGATGCCAACAACGCCACCCCGATCACCGTAAACTCACTCATCTGCTACGTCGTGCTTGAACATGGCCACAAGGCCATCACTTTCAGTGAATTAAACACCGACATAAACGAATTACTAAGCCTGATTAAACTACTAAATTTTTCCGCTACCGAAGACGTTCGCAACCTAGACGAAGCCGGTATTAGAAAATGCCTAGAAGAACTCGGAACCACCGGTGTCATAGACATATTCAATGACGGTATTGAATCGGTATACATGCTACCTAGCGGTGGTGGCCGCACCGCCGCTTATTATCGCAACGGCCTAATCCACTTTTTCATCACCAGCGCCATCGCCGATATGGCACTATTGGCCGTGAGTGAAACCGGCGATGAAGCTATCGCTCAGTTTCATAACGAAGCATTAAAGCTGCGGGACATGTTTAAATACGAGTTTTTCTTTGAAGGCTCTAGCGCCTTTATTGTTCTGCTAGAAAAAGAGCTGGAATTACGCGCTCCCAATTGGCGCGACAGCGTGAGACAGGGCAGCAAACCAACTCGGAAGTTGTTAGCCGGCATCACCCCCATTCTTGGTCACGGTACACTTCGGCCCTTCTTAGAAGCCTATCTGGTACTCGCCCGCGCACTGAGAATGCAGGCTGTTGGTGAAGTAAGCGATCCAAAAGCACTCATCAATCATGCCCTAACACTTGGCAAACAGCGGGTATTACAAAAACGTATCCATTGTGAAGAGTCAGTATCTGGCAGCTACTTTGAAAATGCGATAAAGATTGCAGAAAGCTTAGACTTACTCAAAGCCGGCGATGATGCCGTAGCAGGTCGCCAACGCTGGCTTGAAGACCTCAGAGAAACGTCTGCAAACGTGCGGTTTTTAGCCTCAATGGCTGACGCCAAACGTTTGCAGGTCCGCACTCAACTTGAGAAATAAACCTAGCCAGCCCACGCCAATCTCTTGATTCACCCACTAGATGTCCGCTTTGGCCATCTAGTGGTAAAAATGGCCCGTGGCCAACTTATAGTAAAGTGCTTTATCGTGCGCCATAAACGACGGCATGGGTAAATTAGCGGACAGTCGCCAAAGTGAATTGAAGGTCAAAGATGTAATGCACGGCCCTGCAGTGCTTTCAAGAGGGCAAGTTGTGCAGCTGAAGACAGGAAAACCGGTACGATTTGAAATAGCAAAGCAAACGCGAGAAACGCTGGTCATATTTCGACACGGCAATACTCCCATATAGTGCACCACTGGGCAGAAATGATTGGGCTTAACAGTCCCGGCTTATGGTACTCATTCACTGAAACGGACAAAGGCTACGCTGATTCACCGAAGAACGAAAAATATTCGAGCGGTGCAGTTACTTCTCGATCACACAAACTTAGACAGCATGGTGCGTTACCTTGGCGTTGAACTGGATCATGCTCTGGAAATAGCTGAGAAAACTGAGGTATAGCAATCCATCGAAAGTCGATACAGAGCGGAGTAACGCTCGCCATCACCGGTGGGAAGCAGAGGCTTTGGCATCCAGTGCATGGCGTGGTTATGTGCTATTTTAAGCCGCAACAAGCTTCTTCACGTTGAGTTCATTGCGATGTTGTTCGGCATGCCAGAGCTCATATTGGGACTGCTGATTCATCCAGCTTTCTGCAGAGGTATCAAAAGCAATAGAAAGCCGGATAGCCATTTCGGGGCTGATACCGGCCTTGCCGTTCAATACGGCACTCAAAGTCTTGCGGCTAACGCCCAATGCCTCTGCAGCCGCCGTAACAGTGAGGCCAAGGGGCTCAAGACAAAGCTCTCGCAATACTTCACCAGGGTGAGGAGGGTTGTGCATCAACATTTACGGTACCTCAGTGATAATCTTCATAGTTCACAATCTCGGCATCTCCATCTTCGAATCGGAAGGTCACTCGCCAGTTACCGCTAACGGTGACTGACCAGATGTCGACGCGATTGCCGGAGAGTTCATGCAGTCGAAGGCCTGGCAAGTCCATATCTTTGGCATCCAACGCTACATTTAATCTACCGAGAATAAGCCGAAGCTTTTTTGCGTGAGCGGCCTGAATCCCTGCGGTGCTACCGGACTTAAAAAATTTGGCCAAGCCCTTATGTTTGAAGCTTCGTATCATCCCTTTATCGTACCCTGTAACGTACCAGGTATCAATTCACATAACGCCCACCATCAATACTCAACTTGAGAAATAAACCTAGCCAGCCCACGCCAATCTATTGATTCACAAGATGTCCGCTTTGGCCATCTTGTGGTAAAAATGGCCCGCGGCTAACTTATAATAAAGTGCTTTTATCGTGCGCCATAAACGACGGCATGGATAAATTAGTAGACGTTGAGTAGAGTAACTCTACGACTTCAACGCCTTTGAAATTCACGCTGGACTGGTCGGCACCGATTTTCCAAATTTGTTAAATTATTTTTCATAGTGATAGCGACAAGAAATAATTGTTATTTGGTTATTATCGACAACATAAACAAGACGATTTGAATCATCGATACGGCGAGACCAAAAACCCGACAAATTTTCTTTCAGAGGCTCAGGCTTTCCGATACCTTCAAATGGTGAACGCTGGGCATCGGTTATAAGTTTGTTTATGCGTTTTAATGTTTTCTTATCTTGGCCCTGCCAATAAACATAATCTGACCAAGCTTCTTTTGTCCATGAAAGCACCTCAGTCATCAGCCAGCTCACGCTGCACAACCTGACCCTTTTGATACTGTTTAATAGACTTGGCTAAGTGAGCTGCATTTGCAGGGCTTTTTAAAAGGTGGACGGTCTCCATTAGCCCATTGAAATGATCTAGAGACATAACAACGGCGTCATCTGCATCACGACGTGAAATAATAGTGTAATCAGCGTCGTTAACCACCTGATCTAGAACGCTTTTTAGCTTATTCCGAGCCTCAGAAAAGTTGATAACTCTCATGATTATGCCCTCACTTGTACAAGAATTTGTACAAAGTATAACCTGTACTATATATTGTGCAAGCACTGGGTTGCTTAAGATTTAACGCCGCATTAAGCGGGCTAAAATAGTGGGTTATACTGTGGAGCGAAGCGGAACGTAACCCACTATTATAGTTCCGTTTAAATGTCTTGTTATGCTGTTGTAAGGTATTCAACAAAATCATGAGCGCCATTTTTTGCTGCATCTTCAATTCTTTGGTCGGATTCTGAAAGAAATTTATCAACACGGTTCAACACCTCGACAAAATTATTCCAAGGCATACATGCAATAATTGAATCTTGGCTGTGTGCTATTTCATTACGAATTTTCTCAGCACTTTTAATAAATCGTTCTAAGTCTTGTTTAGAGAATTTAAAGCGTTCTTTAAATTCTTGAGACTTTGCTAACAAATCACGTTTATCAGCTAATTGTAAGCAATCTAACAGTGTCAAATCCTGATTACTTAGTGTTCTATGACCATAGATTTCTTGAGCTTTTACTAACCGCTGTTCTGAAATTTTATCATGCCAACAATTGTCAGGATAATCATGACGAATCCATGAATTTAGGTGCATTTCAAAAAGCGATAGCATTCCAAACACATATACACGGACAGGAGGCTTATTTAGATCTGCTTTTGTAATTATGCCTACGATCTTAGCTCCATGATTAACAAAAAGCAGTTCACTCTCTTTAAGAACATTTAAAAGACTAGCCAATGGAGTTGAGTCAGATATTACCTGCTCAATTTTTATTTCACGATAATATTGTTCTACAATACCGCCTTTTAGTTCAGCGGTGTTTATATAACCGATAACTTTTTTTCCTAAATCGATAACGCCCGCCGTATCAAATTGTCGATGTAGTAAAGTATCTTTCACGTGAAGAGAGGGGTCGTTAATACGACAACACAGTAAAGGTTCATAAATGTCTCGAACAGTAACATTATCAATGAAAATTTTCTTCAGAGCGCTAAATCGTGTTCCATTTCTCCTGTAGCCTGAGATTGGTGACATCCATAACTGATAACCCATTTAATAATATCCTATAAACTCCAAAAAACAGCATAACAGTTTTTCTTATCAATACTGGGGCCATATATCACTTTGGCTCCCTATCTCTGGGGCTGGATTCTGAATGGCGTCAAAAACCCTTGCCATATCATGCACTTGATTGTATTTGGTGGAATAGGTTATCGATGTTAGCAAGACTCGCTCCCTCTATTTTTTCTTAAATCCCTTCTCCTGATCATAAACCCATATCTTAGGAAATCAACAACTTAGACTACGATCTACGGAATTAGTGAGCCAGCGTCCACTGAACAAGCTCGTCGCTGGCGTGAACGGCTTGTCCTGCCGGAGAACTTGGCTTTTTGGCTGCCGGATAATTGTGACGGGATTAGAGCCGCTGACGAATATGTTCGCTTTGTGACTTTGCTGGCCACAATATGGCTTAGCTCGCGGCCAAGTTATGAGTAAACGGGCGCGGCATATTTGGCTTTCCATCTCCCAAGAGCCTCTATTCGGCCATTTTATGATTCAAAGTTAAGTCAACTTATGGGTGAATCAACAATTCTTAACCGCAATGCTTTAAGGCGTGGCGATTTCGATGACGGGTGTGGGCAGCAATAGCTTCAAAATTTTGCATCAGTGTTTCAGGACCACGCGCAGGCATTGCGCACTGCGAACAGGCAAGCAGAGACTTAGCATTTATTTCAACGCTGTCTTGGACCTCAAAAATCCCCTCGCTATACTGTCGCCCCAAATCAGACATATCCATTGGCGGTGCGGCAATATATTCAATTTTAATTTTGCCTTTACTCACCACATAGCGAGCAAAACCAATCCCAACAAACGTGCTCTCAGACCAAATTTGCGGACCATTATCGTCGAATAGACGAATAGAGGCGCC
This region of Zhongshania aliphaticivorans genomic DNA includes:
- a CDS encoding alpha/beta hydrolase gives rise to the protein MTHQQSTFSSRSGCRIYTQNWQPVGTPKGVLILVHGLAEHSNRYVGIAQFFTQQGYAVYALDHEGHGHSQGLRGYINHFDDFLDTLNQYCDDVAKLHPDQKLFLIGHSMGGVIATAYLLQHQQKIAGCILSGAALSASELLNPVTKIVLRVLSALFPKLPMLQLEANDVCHDPEVVEAYRNDPRVFTGKIRARLVNEILRTGDHALKNAADITIPMLILHGGDDKMAPPSGSEKLYAGISSKDKTLTIYPGLYHEIFLEPQKLEIYAEIHEWLEQKL
- a CDS encoding 1-acyl-sn-glycerol-3-phosphate acyltransferase, which encodes MQETSNNPWPSDIDGPIVFIVDSISRTEKYLLEKAIRDNQPKGASFHIAQRQLRQTSNRKRRASSLLLELTKSNDNPYFVPLRICWQTRTQEGNHGVSLRDLITGNREYPSPFQQKIRLRKDRNSYSISIGLGATLSQLKEACAQHAHKHGSNQDLVKFIDRSAFLALEKTERLTKGARYKIPQLLSDEVIRKPAVIEALSKISESSGRSMDSLIKEAKLCLNEMSAKPNMLGTDMAAALGRFMYTRGFDKNIDFAEGDIDRIRKLLKEKPVAFLFTHKSHMDGFLLMTIFHDQNLTPLHLFGGINMNMPGIGPILRRAGGIFIRRSFQNDPVYKVIFKNYIDYLGEKRFPLMWALEGTRSRTGKLMPPRYGLINYVVSAHMRDDAPDLILMPVSITYDQVPEVADYDALQAGGKKRPESTSWFMEYISGLKNPHGKIHVRFGEGVPISEYIDHNNRTPQTRNIQKIAFELAVDANNATPITVNSLICYVVLEHGHKAITFSELNTDINELLSLIKLLNFSATEDVRNLDEAGIRKCLEELGTTGVIDIFNDGIESVYMLPSGGGRTAAYYRNGLIHFFITSAIADMALLAVSETGDEAIAQFHNEALKLRDMFKYEFFFEGSSAFIVLLEKELELRAPNWRDSVRQGSKPTRKLLAGITPILGHGTLRPFLEAYLVLARALRMQAVGEVSDPKALINHALTLGKQRVLQKRIHCEESVSGSYFENAIKIAESLDLLKAGDDAVAGRQRWLEDLRETSANVRFLASMADAKRLQVRTQLEK
- a CDS encoding HigA family addiction module antitoxin, producing the protein MLMHNPPHPGEVLRELCLEPLGLTVTAAAEALGVSRKTLSAVLNGKAGISPEMAIRLSIAFDTSAESWMNQQSQYELWHAEQHRNELNVKKLVAA
- a CDS encoding type II toxin-antitoxin system RelE/ParE family toxin; the encoded protein is MIRSFKHKGLAKFFKSGSTAGIQAAHAKKLRLILGRLNVALDAKDMDLPGLRLHELSGNRVDIWSVTVSGNWRVTFRFEDGDAEIVNYEDYH
- a CDS encoding Txe/YoeB family addiction module toxin, with product MTEVLSWTKEAWSDYVYWQGQDKKTLKRINKLITDAQRSPFEGIGKPEPLKENLSGFWSRRIDDSNRLVYVVDNNQITIISCRYHYEK
- a CDS encoding type II toxin-antitoxin system Phd/YefM family antitoxin translates to MRVINFSEARNKLKSVLDQVVNDADYTIISRRDADDAVVMSLDHFNGLMETVHLLKSPANAAHLAKSIKQYQKGQVVQRELADD
- a CDS encoding CBS domain-containing protein, which encodes MGYQLWMSPISGYRRNGTRFSALKKIFIDNVTVRDIYEPLLCCRINDPSLHVKDTLLHRQFDTAGVIDLGKKVIGYINTAELKGGIVEQYYREIKIEQVISDSTPLASLLNVLKESELLFVNHGAKIVGIITKADLNKPPVRVYVFGMLSLFEMHLNSWIRHDYPDNCWHDKISEQRLVKAQEIYGHRTLSNQDLTLLDCLQLADKRDLLAKSQEFKERFKFSKQDLERFIKSAEKIRNEIAHSQDSIIACMPWNNFVEVLNRVDKFLSESDQRIEDAAKNGAHDFVEYLTTA